A window of the Streptomyces sp. NBC_00454 genome harbors these coding sequences:
- a CDS encoding response regulator — translation MSATAATATPAETPVVRILLAEDVHIVRGALVALLGLEPDFEVVADVARGDAILPAALLHKPDVALLDVDLPGIDGLAAAAQLAVQLPSCRTLMLTSLGQPGTLRRALDAQVAGYMLKDARPEQLAAAVRSVAAGQRVIDPQLAMSVWESLECPLTARETEVLQLASPGARVAEIARALHLSEGTVRNYLTSIVVKVGGRNRIDAIRISREAGWIS, via the coding sequence ATGTCCGCGACCGCCGCAACCGCCACGCCCGCCGAGACGCCCGTGGTGCGGATCCTGCTCGCCGAGGACGTGCACATCGTCCGCGGCGCACTGGTCGCGCTGCTCGGGCTGGAACCCGACTTCGAGGTGGTCGCGGACGTCGCCCGCGGCGATGCGATCCTGCCCGCCGCCCTGCTGCACAAGCCCGACGTGGCCCTGCTCGACGTCGATCTGCCCGGCATCGACGGACTGGCCGCCGCCGCGCAGCTCGCCGTACAGCTGCCGTCATGCCGCACCCTGATGCTCACCAGCCTCGGGCAGCCCGGCACCCTGCGCCGGGCACTGGACGCCCAGGTGGCGGGCTACATGCTCAAGGACGCCCGGCCGGAGCAACTGGCCGCCGCGGTCCGGTCGGTGGCGGCCGGGCAGCGGGTGATCGACCCGCAGCTGGCGATGTCGGTCTGGGAGAGCCTGGAGTGCCCGCTCACCGCGCGCGAGACCGAGGTGCTGCAACTGGCCTCGCCGGGCGCGCGGGTCGCCGAGATCGCGCGGGCCCTGCACCTGTCGGAGGGCACCGTGCGCAACTACCTCACGTCGATCGTGGTCAAGGTCGGCGGCCGCAACCGCATAGACGCCATCCGGATCTCGCGCGAGGCGGGCTGGATCTCCTGA
- a CDS encoding M16 family metallopeptidase, with protein sequence MTIAPPAPAPVAAPPAAPVNVLVADRPAPAPARPWHFPAPEPILLASGLRVGHIARPGHRLAAVGLFLDTPLDAEPEGLDGIAELTSRALQEGSAALHGAPFAAEIESCGATFDSIAGPHGIAIALQVPQSRLEGVLHLLADTLCAPAFPAREVARLRAQRLDEIGHEAAAPHIRGFHSMQSALFGPGQRAGRPGAGTRETLARIDHTAVRAFYDAYARPATATAAIAADLPEAELTRILERTLGRWNTPAAPLTPVPAVTVDDRTRVVVVDRPGAVQTTLMIGRHGIDRHAPDWAAQSIGIQCLGGGLTSRLDQVLRERRGYTYGVSAIAQPLRAGSLLTIGGAVATAVTGPAVTEIFGVLRSLPGGLTRAEQTAAARNLVGVAPLQYQSAASTVKAVVRAAAERLPADYLGTIHDRLAAVTAPEATRALLAAFPVDRLVVVAVGDAEAILPSLESLSLGPVALAP encoded by the coding sequence ATGACCATCGCGCCCCCCGCACCCGCCCCGGTCGCCGCACCCCCCGCCGCCCCGGTGAACGTGCTCGTCGCGGACCGCCCGGCCCCTGCCCCCGCCCGCCCGTGGCACTTCCCCGCCCCCGAGCCGATCCTGCTGGCCAGCGGCCTGCGCGTCGGGCACATCGCCCGTCCCGGTCACCGGCTCGCCGCCGTCGGACTGTTCCTCGACACCCCGCTGGACGCCGAACCGGAAGGCCTGGACGGCATCGCCGAACTCACCTCCCGGGCCCTGCAGGAGGGTTCGGCCGCGCTGCACGGGGCGCCGTTCGCCGCGGAGATCGAGAGCTGCGGGGCGACCTTCGACAGCATCGCCGGACCGCACGGCATCGCCATCGCCCTCCAGGTCCCCCAGTCCAGGCTCGAAGGGGTCCTGCACCTGCTCGCCGACACCCTGTGCGCCCCCGCCTTCCCGGCCCGCGAGGTCGCCCGGCTGCGCGCCCAGCGCCTGGACGAAATCGGCCACGAGGCCGCCGCCCCGCACATCCGGGGGTTCCACAGCATGCAGTCCGCGCTGTTCGGCCCCGGCCAGCGCGCGGGCCGGCCCGGCGCGGGCACCCGCGAGACCCTCGCCCGGATCGACCACACCGCCGTCCGCGCCTTCTACGACGCGTACGCACGCCCCGCCACCGCCACGGCCGCCATCGCCGCCGACCTCCCGGAAGCGGAGCTGACCCGCATCCTGGAGCGCACCCTGGGCCGCTGGAACACCCCCGCGGCGCCCCTCACCCCCGTACCCGCCGTCACCGTCGACGACCGCACCCGCGTGGTCGTCGTCGACCGGCCCGGAGCCGTGCAGACCACCCTGATGATCGGCCGCCACGGCATCGACCGGCACGCCCCCGACTGGGCCGCGCAGTCCATCGGCATCCAGTGCCTGGGCGGCGGCCTGACCTCCCGGCTGGACCAGGTCCTGCGCGAACGCCGCGGCTACACCTACGGGGTCTCCGCCATCGCCCAGCCGCTGCGCGCCGGCTCCCTGCTGACCATCGGCGGCGCCGTGGCCACGGCGGTCACCGGCCCCGCGGTGACCGAGATCTTCGGGGTCCTGCGCTCCCTGCCGGGCGGCCTCACCCGCGCCGAACAGACCGCCGCCGCGCGGAACTTGGTGGGCGTGGCCCCCCTCCAGTACCAGAGCGCCGCCTCGACCGTGAAGGCCGTCGTCCGCGCCGCCGCCGAACGCCTCCCCGCCGACTACCTGGGCACCATCCACGACCGCCTGGCCGCCGTCACCGCCCCCGAGGCCACCCGGGCCCTCCTCGCCGCCTTCCCCGTCGACCGCCTGGTCGTGGTGGCGGTGGGAGACGCCGAGGCCATCCTCCCGTCCTTGGAGTCCCTGTCCCTGGGACCGGTCGCCCTCGCCCCCTGA
- a CDS encoding lantibiotic dehydratase yields MTTAFAPAPVAEPVQVRVPAPRPTTVFPLLSTRVTALGPADLEPLAGPALTGALASLRAGREAAAGAGEALSEVLYALVPTLDENPAVRRAALRLRRDTRHSRGGPRTAGAAAAVRPALDPAGQAVLDSWTAAADRFGAAAEHAERLVAEEARTAGAWMLSLLRRPDLAAGLALASPAFTRELLRADPARPPAPGTRLARSALSYLTRTAIKTSPFGSLVTLGLASLGPAPAGLAAPVRTPAADTVSPRHLAVELLRAFAADPDLSDTVDLRANPSLHRLAGTWQVLLPQYLNHALPHHCDLLADADLYAPYLAPAADGSGPVTGTSGPPAVWSGNGTPGERARTRRWAAMGLLLPDVPWQPHDRHCLAALADRTGNPPGPQGPRIAGALAVLADTERDLPAADAATRLRLDGRARTAAAEVFTALGAPQPHWLASAPLFHQNVPATDTPVPVLPAAEIEHDLRTLGRRVRAQTFRSALYDVLTAHFTGRYGFGGTCHDLYDFLYSFCRREDHHRLVRQAAQADRSGTGTPRLPAPVGTVGAAAVTVFHQLAAPDAAALARGEYLMAVNRVSPGPGGLLARWGAVPGTGEAIREPLRRWIADLYPGCVVRQLSAGGDYSTLQAPAGPLFPYLRWPSDLRAPHGEPGPGLDLTDLVLSHDPASDTLQLYDRHGANVALPYLGVMPPHVLNGPVRILATLSQPWNTRYLTNGERLPHDPTRPPPQGVTATPRSRQGRLVTARASWRLPAAALPRPEPGEGTAAFLDRLDGWRREHGIPQQCFVRSEAAHGTLPEKPFWTHLGSPHAVASLLKTLSAESGAVEFTELLPGPGGHWLTDTDGRPRAVELAALLRLDHPDPQETPR; encoded by the coding sequence ATGACAACGGCCTTCGCGCCGGCGCCGGTTGCCGAACCCGTACAGGTACGGGTCCCGGCCCCCCGCCCCACCACCGTGTTCCCGCTGCTGTCCACCCGGGTGACGGCCCTGGGCCCCGCCGATCTGGAGCCGCTGGCCGGGCCCGCCCTGACCGGGGCCCTGGCCTCCCTGCGGGCGGGCCGGGAGGCCGCCGCAGGGGCGGGGGAGGCGCTGTCCGAGGTGCTGTACGCCCTCGTTCCCACCCTCGACGAGAACCCGGCCGTCCGCCGCGCCGCCCTGCGGCTGCGCCGCGACACCCGCCACTCCCGCGGCGGCCCGCGCACGGCCGGGGCGGCGGCCGCCGTCCGCCCCGCGCTGGACCCGGCCGGGCAGGCCGTGCTCGACTCCTGGACCGCGGCGGCCGACCGGTTCGGCGCGGCCGCCGAGCACGCCGAACGCCTCGTGGCCGAGGAGGCCCGTACCGCCGGCGCGTGGATGCTCTCCCTGCTGCGGCGCCCCGACCTCGCGGCCGGACTGGCCCTGGCCAGCCCCGCGTTCACCCGGGAGCTGCTGCGCGCCGACCCGGCGCGGCCGCCCGCACCCGGCACCCGGCTGGCCCGCTCGGCGCTGTCGTACCTGACCCGTACCGCCATCAAGACCAGCCCGTTCGGCAGCCTGGTCACCCTCGGCCTGGCCTCCCTCGGACCGGCCCCCGCGGGTCTCGCCGCACCCGTACGTACCCCCGCGGCCGATACCGTCTCGCCCCGGCACCTGGCCGTCGAGCTGCTACGGGCCTTCGCCGCCGACCCCGACCTGTCGGACACCGTGGACCTCCGGGCCAACCCGAGCCTGCACCGGCTCGCGGGCACCTGGCAGGTCCTGCTGCCGCAGTACCTGAACCACGCCCTCCCGCACCACTGCGACCTCCTCGCCGACGCCGACCTGTACGCGCCGTACCTCGCCCCGGCCGCCGACGGGTCCGGCCCGGTGACCGGCACGTCCGGCCCGCCTGCCGTCTGGAGCGGCAACGGCACCCCCGGCGAACGGGCCCGTACCCGGCGCTGGGCGGCGATGGGGCTGCTGCTCCCCGACGTCCCCTGGCAGCCCCACGACCGGCACTGCCTGGCCGCCCTCGCCGATCGCACCGGGAACCCGCCCGGCCCGCAGGGCCCCCGGATCGCCGGGGCGCTCGCCGTCCTCGCCGACACCGAACGGGACCTGCCCGCCGCCGATGCCGCGACCCGGCTGCGCCTGGACGGCCGGGCCCGTACCGCGGCCGCCGAGGTCTTCACCGCCCTCGGCGCCCCGCAGCCCCACTGGCTCGCCTCCGCGCCGCTCTTCCACCAGAACGTCCCCGCCACCGACACCCCCGTACCGGTGCTGCCCGCCGCGGAGATCGAGCACGACCTGCGCACCCTGGGCCGACGCGTCCGGGCGCAGACCTTCCGCAGCGCCCTGTACGACGTATTGACCGCCCACTTCACCGGCCGCTACGGCTTCGGCGGCACCTGCCACGACCTCTACGACTTCCTCTACAGCTTCTGCCGCCGCGAGGACCACCACCGGCTGGTCCGACAGGCCGCGCAGGCCGACCGCTCGGGCACCGGCACCCCGCGCCTCCCCGCCCCCGTGGGCACCGTCGGCGCGGCCGCCGTGACGGTCTTCCACCAGCTGGCCGCCCCCGACGCCGCCGCACTGGCCCGGGGCGAGTACCTCATGGCCGTCAACCGGGTCAGCCCCGGACCGGGCGGACTCCTCGCCCGCTGGGGAGCCGTGCCCGGCACCGGCGAGGCGATCCGCGAACCCCTGCGCCGCTGGATCGCCGACCTGTACCCCGGCTGCGTGGTGCGCCAACTGTCCGCCGGGGGCGACTACTCCACCCTCCAGGCCCCCGCCGGCCCCCTCTTCCCGTACCTGCGCTGGCCCTCCGACCTGCGCGCCCCGCACGGCGAGCCCGGCCCCGGGCTCGACCTCACGGACCTGGTCCTGTCCCACGACCCGGCCTCCGACACCCTCCAGCTGTACGACCGGCACGGCGCGAACGTCGCGCTGCCCTACCTCGGCGTGATGCCGCCGCACGTGCTGAACGGCCCGGTACGGATCCTCGCGACCCTCTCCCAGCCCTGGAACACCCGCTACCTCACCAACGGCGAGCGGCTGCCCCACGACCCCACCCGGCCACCGCCGCAAGGCGTCACCGCGACCCCCCGCAGCCGGCAGGGCCGTCTGGTCACCGCCCGCGCCTCCTGGCGGCTGCCCGCCGCCGCCCTGCCCCGGCCCGAGCCCGGCGAGGGCACCGCCGCCTTCCTCGACCGGCTCGACGGCTGGCGGCGCGAACACGGCATCCCGCAGCAGTGCTTCGTCCGCAGCGAGGCCGCCCACGGAACCCTTCCGGAGAAGCCCTTCTGGACGCACCTCGGCTCCCCGCACGCCGTCGCCTCCCTGCTCAAGACCCTGAGCGCCGAATCGGGGGCCGTCGAGTTCACCGAACTGCTCCCCGGCCCCGGCGGGCACTGGCTCACCGACACCGACGGCCGCCCCCGTGCCGTCGAACTCGCCGCCCTGCTGCGCCTGGACCACCCCGACCCCCAGGAGACCCCGAGGTGA
- a CDS encoding sensor histidine kinase, translated as MNDDHSAARTPQRLADAAESMAPRLARAMLYAILASYLLITLLNILSESLSPLAVLASMAGVLGVFALQLLHSSPDTRRAPLRRRIVPLAVQAALTFLPLMVLHWQWGSMGGFFAASCLLLLPRRTGWALYGLTGVLMMLYAGFAGLPVADIFYMGQSTWLTGIVVYGISRLTELVVVVHETRSELARLAVTNERLRFARDLHDLLGYSLSAISLRSELIRRLLPASPERAREEVSEVLDISRQALADVRLVASGYRDMSLVQECASAREVLRAAEVDAGLSVCVGELSPAVDTVLATVLREGMTNLLRHSRVRSCVIEAVQQDGAVRLSVVNDGVEAGVREVDPHGGSGLGNLGQRVRAMGGELTFGLCPDGRFQLTATVPSESAPASPGPELQPLKVLRRLSRRMAA; from the coding sequence ATGAACGACGACCACAGCGCCGCCCGGACACCGCAGAGGCTGGCCGACGCCGCCGAGAGCATGGCACCGAGACTGGCCCGCGCCATGCTCTACGCGATCCTCGCGTCCTACCTGCTGATCACCCTGCTCAACATCCTCAGCGAGAGCCTCAGCCCCCTCGCCGTGCTCGCCAGCATGGCCGGGGTGCTCGGAGTCTTCGCCCTCCAACTCCTGCACTCCTCACCGGACACCCGCCGCGCCCCGCTGCGCCGCAGGATCGTTCCGCTCGCCGTACAGGCGGCCCTGACCTTCCTGCCGCTCATGGTCCTGCACTGGCAGTGGGGCAGCATGGGCGGCTTCTTCGCCGCCTCCTGCCTGCTGCTGCTCCCCCGGCGGACCGGCTGGGCGCTGTACGGCCTGACCGGCGTGCTGATGATGCTCTACGCCGGCTTCGCCGGGCTCCCCGTCGCCGACATCTTCTACATGGGCCAGTCCACCTGGCTCACCGGCATCGTCGTGTACGGCATCTCCCGGCTGACCGAACTCGTCGTCGTGGTCCACGAGACCCGCAGCGAACTGGCCCGGCTCGCCGTCACCAACGAGCGGCTGCGCTTCGCCCGCGATCTGCACGACCTGCTCGGATACAGCCTCTCCGCCATCTCGCTGCGCAGCGAACTGATCCGCCGGCTGCTCCCGGCCAGCCCGGAGCGCGCCCGCGAGGAGGTCTCCGAGGTGCTCGACATCTCCCGTCAGGCACTGGCGGACGTCCGGCTGGTGGCTAGCGGCTACCGCGACATGTCCCTGGTGCAGGAGTGCGCCTCCGCCCGGGAGGTGCTGCGGGCCGCCGAGGTCGACGCCGGCCTCAGCGTCTGCGTCGGCGAACTGTCGCCCGCGGTGGACACCGTACTGGCGACCGTGCTGCGGGAGGGGATGACCAACCTGCTCCGGCACAGCCGGGTACGGAGCTGCGTCATCGAGGCGGTCCAGCAGGACGGCGCCGTCCGGCTGTCGGTGGTCAACGACGGCGTCGAGGCCGGGGTCCGCGAGGTCGATCCGCACGGCGGCAGCGGACTGGGCAACCTGGGCCAGCGGGTCCGCGCGATGGGCGGCGAGCTCACCTTCGGCCTGTGTCCCGACGGCCGCTTCCAGCTGACCGCCACCGTGCCCTCCGAGTCGGCCCCTGCCTCCCCCGGGCCGGAACTGCAGCCACTGAAGGTGCTGCGCAGACTGTCGCGAAGAATGGCCGCCTGA
- a CDS encoding thiopeptide-type bacteriocin biosynthesis protein, producing the protein MTPPTLAPARPGSGLGPAPGAVADSVAVEHDWLYYRIFVRDQRDLTPLIDHTVRRIVAAAHELDPRGSWFFLRFVDECGMQVRLRHHGALDAVAAVGEAADRILADTAAMDPELARAYRGHAKGLYEPEYAKFGGATGVRLAERASQASSEAALKLIGPDFHRLRLGHALAATLAALELLPAEQRLSFVYHMTWYWTGQNGERSGPLRTQVDAAARRVAPDLRRLLDLVREGPYRSVHEEYRLGLRVLLEQHRAAGIPRTAPHLLFHLIHLTNNRLGVKPTEEAVLARWIRAEYGPGASYDAL; encoded by the coding sequence GTGACCCCGCCGACCCTCGCCCCCGCCCGCCCGGGCTCCGGCCTCGGACCCGCGCCCGGTGCCGTGGCCGATTCCGTGGCCGTGGAGCACGACTGGCTGTACTACCGGATCTTCGTCCGGGACCAGCGCGACCTCACCCCGCTCATCGACCACACCGTGCGCCGCATCGTCGCCGCCGCGCACGAACTCGACCCGCGGGGAAGCTGGTTCTTCCTCCGGTTCGTCGACGAGTGCGGCATGCAGGTCCGGCTGCGCCACCACGGCGCCCTGGACGCGGTCGCCGCCGTCGGGGAAGCGGCCGACCGCATCCTCGCCGACACCGCGGCGATGGATCCGGAACTGGCCCGCGCCTACCGGGGACACGCCAAGGGGCTCTACGAACCCGAGTACGCCAAATTCGGCGGCGCCACCGGGGTCCGGCTCGCCGAACGGGCCTCCCAGGCCTCCAGTGAGGCGGCCCTGAAACTCATCGGCCCCGACTTCCACCGGCTGCGGCTGGGCCATGCCCTGGCCGCCACGCTCGCCGCCCTGGAACTGCTGCCCGCCGAGCAACGCCTCTCGTTCGTCTACCACATGACCTGGTACTGGACCGGGCAGAACGGCGAGCGCTCCGGGCCCCTGCGCACCCAGGTGGACGCCGCCGCCCGCCGCGTCGCGCCGGACCTGCGCCGGCTGCTCGACCTCGTACGCGAAGGCCCGTACCGGTCGGTCCACGAGGAGTACCGGCTGGGCCTGCGGGTCCTGCTCGAACAGCACCGGGCCGCGGGCATTCCCCGTACCGCTCCCCACCTCCTGTTCCACCTCATCCACCTCACCAACAACCGGCTCGGCGTCAAACCCACGGAAGAGGCCGTCCTCGCCCGCTGGATCCGCGCCGAGTACGGACCCGGCGCCTCGTACGACGCGCTCTGA
- a CDS encoding TOMM precursor leader peptide-binding protein, whose amino-acid sequence MTGGGGAAEAPLGFKRHLRLTVVPDEAAYLVSPRAVTALRGKPAEVLAPLLDGDRTCAQILAEAAQELPAEQAVAALRSLVAGGLVRPVAASPAADPAAEAYWDLAGLDGGTAGEELANGRVQVVALAGTDAADAEEACRRSGIRVAGEGETAALTLVLCADYLDPELAEVDARHRAAGRPWLLARPVGAEPWTGPVFRPGQGACWHCLSTRLRGHRRSELPLQQALGVTGPLARAEASLDAGRAIGLHTAVLEAAKWLAGLRHEGQDGIHTLDTLTLRGGLHPVTRRPQCPQCGDGGLVATRVRRPVELSPQPKNPAAGNGHRVLSPEQMLARYGHLIDPVTGIVKDVRRDPRGPAFVHSYVSGHNLALAPETLGGLRAGLRALSGGKGLTAEEARVGALCEAVERYSGSWQGDEPSLRARYRELGPVAVHPSEIQLYDERQYRDREVWNAAHSAFHHVPAQFDEDELVDWTPVWSLTAGRQRLIPTSLLYFSAGAGLPGAPRADSNGNAAGGTLEDAVLQGFLELVERDAVALWWYNRTRQPAVDLDAFGAHEPWLGPLREQYRSIGREVWVLDLTADLGIPVMAALSRRTDKPAEDVLFGFGAHLDPAVALRRAMTEMGQLLPAVADAAADGSGYALKDEEPYTWWTTETVARQPYLLPDRAQPARAPGSWDYVPRTDLREDLLAMVELTRRHGLEMLVLDQTRPDIGLPVAKVIVPGLRHFWARFGPGRLYEVPVALGRLEKPTGFADLNPIPLFV is encoded by the coding sequence ATGACCGGCGGCGGTGGGGCGGCCGAGGCGCCGCTCGGCTTCAAGCGGCACCTGCGGCTGACGGTCGTCCCGGACGAGGCGGCCTATCTGGTCTCGCCCCGGGCGGTGACCGCCCTGCGCGGGAAGCCGGCCGAGGTGCTGGCGCCCCTGCTCGACGGGGACCGGACCTGCGCCCAGATCCTCGCCGAGGCGGCGCAGGAGCTGCCCGCCGAGCAGGCGGTGGCGGCCCTGCGCAGCCTCGTAGCCGGGGGTCTCGTACGCCCCGTCGCCGCTTCACCGGCCGCGGATCCGGCCGCCGAGGCGTACTGGGACCTCGCCGGTCTCGACGGCGGCACGGCCGGCGAGGAGCTGGCCAACGGCCGCGTGCAGGTGGTCGCGCTGGCCGGAACGGACGCCGCGGACGCCGAAGAGGCCTGCCGCCGCTCGGGGATCCGGGTGGCGGGCGAGGGCGAGACGGCGGCGCTCACGCTGGTCCTGTGCGCCGACTACCTCGACCCGGAACTCGCCGAGGTCGACGCCCGGCACCGGGCGGCCGGCCGCCCCTGGCTGCTGGCCCGACCGGTCGGCGCCGAACCGTGGACGGGGCCGGTCTTCCGGCCGGGACAGGGGGCCTGCTGGCACTGCCTGAGCACCCGGCTGCGCGGGCACCGGCGTTCCGAACTGCCGTTGCAGCAGGCGCTCGGGGTGACGGGACCGCTCGCCCGCGCCGAGGCCTCGCTGGACGCCGGACGCGCCATCGGCCTGCACACCGCCGTACTGGAGGCCGCCAAGTGGCTGGCCGGTCTGCGCCACGAGGGACAGGACGGCATCCACACCCTGGACACGCTCACCCTGCGCGGCGGCCTGCACCCGGTGACGCGCAGGCCGCAGTGCCCGCAGTGCGGTGACGGAGGGCTGGTGGCGACCCGCGTGCGCCGCCCGGTCGAACTGTCCCCGCAGCCCAAGAACCCGGCGGCGGGCAACGGGCACCGGGTGCTGAGCCCGGAGCAGATGCTCGCCCGGTACGGGCACCTGATCGACCCGGTGACCGGCATCGTCAAGGACGTACGCCGTGACCCGCGCGGCCCCGCGTTCGTGCACAGCTACGTGTCGGGGCACAACCTGGCGCTCGCCCCCGAGACCCTCGGCGGTCTGCGGGCGGGGCTGCGCGCCCTGTCGGGCGGCAAGGGCCTGACCGCCGAGGAGGCGCGGGTCGGCGCCCTGTGCGAGGCCGTGGAGCGGTACTCCGGTTCCTGGCAGGGCGACGAGCCCTCGCTGCGCGCCCGCTACCGCGAGCTGGGCCCCGTAGCCGTGCACCCGTCGGAGATCCAGCTGTACGACGAACGGCAGTACCGGGACCGGGAGGTGTGGAACGCCGCGCACTCCGCCTTCCACCACGTCCCGGCGCAGTTCGACGAGGACGAGCTGGTGGACTGGACCCCCGTCTGGTCCCTGACCGCCGGCCGCCAGCGCCTGATACCGACCTCCCTGCTGTACTTCTCGGCCGGCGCCGGCCTGCCGGGGGCGCCGCGGGCCGACTCGAACGGCAACGCGGCGGGCGGCACCCTGGAGGACGCGGTCCTCCAAGGCTTCCTGGAACTGGTGGAACGCGACGCGGTCGCGCTCTGGTGGTACAACCGCACCCGGCAGCCCGCGGTCGACCTGGACGCGTTCGGCGCACACGAGCCCTGGCTGGGCCCGCTGCGCGAGCAGTACCGCTCCATCGGACGCGAGGTCTGGGTCCTGGACCTCACGGCCGACCTGGGCATCCCCGTGATGGCGGCGCTGTCGCGACGGACCGACAAGCCGGCCGAGGACGTGCTCTTCGGGTTCGGCGCGCACCTGGACCCGGCCGTGGCCCTGCGCAGGGCGATGACGGAGATGGGCCAGCTGCTGCCCGCCGTCGCGGACGCCGCGGCGGACGGCAGCGGGTACGCCCTCAAGGACGAGGAGCCGTACACCTGGTGGACCACCGAGACGGTGGCCCGCCAGCCGTACCTCCTGCCGGACCGGGCGCAACCCGCCCGGGCACCCGGCAGCTGGGACTACGTCCCGCGCACGGACCTCAGGGAGGACCTCCTGGCCATGGTCGAACTGACCCGTCGCCACGGCCTGGAGATGCTGGTCCTCGACCAGACGCGGCCCGACATCGGCCTGCCGGTGGCCAAGGTGATCGTGCCGGGCCTGCGGCACTTCTGGGCCCGGTTCGGCCCCGGGCGGCTGTACGAGGTACCGGTGGCGCTGGGGCGGCTGGAGAAGCCGACCGGCTTCGCCGACCTGAATCCGATTCCGCTGTTCGTCTAG
- a CDS encoding M16 family metallopeptidase encodes METYSVKEHRLDNGLRIVLAPDHLNPVAAVCVWYGVGSRHERPGRTGMAHLFEHLMFQGSRNIPGNGHFALLHEAGSRPNGTTNFERTNFTETVPSHHLELALWMEADRMGGLLDALTQESLDNQRDVVKNERRQRYDNLPYGTAWEHLVAMAYPPGHPYHHLPIGSMADLDAASLHDTRSFFTRHYTPDNAVLAVVGDFEPEQTLGWIRRYFGGIAGPRYTAAPPAAVLPELMGTESRSVVRADVPSGAVLHAYRMPRDGTREAEAAALTLAILGSGQNSRLKLRLIRRDRSASSLSSGLIRLTGAPSLGWLDIKASATTPTAELEASLDEELGRFAIAGPTGEELARARAHLERVLLMRLESVGGRADELCRQATFFGHVERGGIAATALAQLDSVTAEEVHAFAAARLHPSNRAVLVFEPDAVAAVPAAVSGTAPAAPAEDVHR; translated from the coding sequence ATGGAGACGTACAGCGTGAAAGAGCACCGGCTCGACAATGGGCTGCGCATCGTCCTGGCACCCGACCACCTGAACCCGGTGGCGGCCGTCTGCGTCTGGTACGGCGTCGGCTCCCGCCACGAGAGGCCCGGCCGCACCGGCATGGCCCACCTCTTCGAGCACCTGATGTTCCAGGGGTCGCGCAACATCCCCGGCAACGGCCACTTCGCCCTGCTCCACGAGGCGGGCAGCCGGCCCAACGGCACCACGAACTTCGAGCGGACCAACTTCACCGAGACCGTCCCCTCCCACCACCTCGAGCTCGCCCTGTGGATGGAGGCGGACCGGATGGGCGGACTGCTCGACGCGCTCACCCAGGAATCCCTGGACAACCAGCGCGACGTGGTGAAGAACGAACGCCGCCAGCGGTACGACAACCTGCCCTACGGCACCGCCTGGGAACACCTGGTGGCCATGGCCTACCCGCCCGGCCACCCCTACCACCACCTGCCGATCGGCTCCATGGCCGACCTCGACGCCGCCTCCCTGCACGACACCCGGTCCTTCTTCACCCGCCACTACACCCCGGACAACGCCGTCCTGGCCGTCGTGGGCGACTTCGAGCCCGAGCAGACCCTGGGCTGGATCCGGCGCTACTTCGGCGGGATCGCCGGCCCCCGGTACACCGCGGCGCCGCCCGCGGCCGTGCTCCCCGAGCTGATGGGGACCGAGAGCCGCTCCGTGGTCCGCGCCGACGTGCCGTCCGGGGCGGTGCTGCACGCGTACCGGATGCCGCGCGACGGCACCCGTGAGGCGGAGGCGGCGGCCCTGACGCTCGCGATCCTCGGCTCGGGACAGAACAGCCGCCTCAAACTGCGGCTGATCCGCCGGGACCGCAGCGCCTCCAGCCTCTCCAGCGGCCTGATCCGGCTCACCGGAGCGCCCTCCCTGGGCTGGCTCGACATCAAGGCCTCGGCCACCACCCCCACGGCCGAACTCGAGGCGAGCCTCGACGAGGAACTGGGCCGCTTCGCCATCGCCGGACCCACTGGCGAGGAACTCGCCCGGGCGCGCGCCCACTTGGAGCGGGTGCTGCTGATGCGACTGGAGAGCGTGGGCGGCCGGGCGGACGAACTCTGCCGTCAGGCCACCTTCTTCGGGCACGTCGAACGCGGCGGGATCGCCGCGACGGCCCTGGCCCAGCTCGACTCCGTCACCGCCGAGGAGGTGCACGCCTTCGCGGCCGCCCGGCTGCACCCGTCCAACCGGGCGGTACTCGTCTTCGAGCCGGACGCCGTCGCCGCCGTACCCGCCGCCGTATCCGGTACCGCCCCCGCCGCCCCCGCAGAGGATGTCCACCGATGA